A section of the Drosophila subobscura isolate 14011-0131.10 chromosome A, UCBerk_Dsub_1.0, whole genome shotgun sequence genome encodes:
- the LOC117900558 gene encoding nuclear exosome regulator NRDE2, which translates to MSLFPAYGGVSKPPPAVKETNTEETTQAAAAAAFAGESSTEGWKNNTSFAAGSQVIDDEKPGTHSSPPDSSSEEEESSREGSSPRPPEQREQREIPLRRLEFDASDGFYVDKKNNASYLTVKSLARLSRPRYIPKLRRLRDVSQPFQGLGHHRKVDWKRCRYGKRVERESKVTPEELDAVRTELNECRVLVAREPQRLEHWMRQHQLLGRNPDRANRLAVSEQQLHALKLALEQHTSNEEILQLYIETASATYPASQVALLIEQLLERNPFEYTLWTALIMATQGTMARCNANDVLRIYENSMRRMHLGHTDDSRRFDSVDTDPIMLKLFHNCALFLRQMGHSNRMFAMLKMALEMNVMGLEVDCLVAQAERERPLIDYEEVVLESGMPLPEIWTRVELLRQAYCYLPYPALATDENIDAERLVFSADVCSYVYPLKAPCNRLHLYLLIVQVTKVPVVRSHCLAERLCARIKQIGESEAVEMLLAVLADRHTYITAARHAGNFSLALLNLAREMSVTPSFMPHFLGSDLYEETVCGLLLKCSEALAHEENSRRIFILLWFRFKRLLLVIRKRMKKLNPEYLKEARQRIRQLLRQEENRQVARFFTELAMFEYEALDGDSDPAPAFNVFRHVVDWQRSTEARLAQPDLMHAYATYAEMLIARNQRQEALELLTCVCLQQHAPLSAEQAADTAAALQHSERLVQAELELLDAAPPTLALEEFFAANKLLLGLRCHCLALCLLGRATEADQLLHALLKARFGAGKVLGSERHRFLREQLLELHMVVLQVPGAVSSSSRQLVQLLERGLEEFPRNMALLGRWATVDKLPWYKQRARFIRTKGGILSVLHLVLAARCRYVLSLEQQSGGVEAEAGVGQHIPFQLAARNRVIHVFETFLPTNVQRSETEAEQYQILRRNSLYWRCYLRCLSDKYTSFDRSKEVLLTALDECPWDKALYMDGAMYVPQELGHLQDVMIEKQLRIYAMIEELDILRHS; encoded by the exons ATGTCACTGTTTCCAGCCTATGGCGGCGTATCAAAGCCGCCTCCAGCCGTCAAAGAAACAAATACTGAAGAAACCacacaggcggcggcagcagcggcattcGCCGGTGAATCCTCAACGGAGGGCtggaaaaacaacacaagCTTCGCCGCGGGCAGCCAGGTGATAGACGACGAGAAACCCGGAACGCACAGCTCACCGCCAGATAGctccagcgaggaggaggagagctcGAGGGAGGGCAGCAGCCCCCGACCGCCGGaacagagagaacagagagagattccCCTGCGCCGCCTGGAGTTCGATGCCAGCGACGGCTTCTATGTGGACAAGAAGAACAATGCCAGCTACCTGACAGTCAAGAGCCTGGCTCGCCTCTCCCGCCCCCGCTACATACCGAAGCTGCGACGCCTCAGGGATGTCAGTCAGCCCTTTCAGGGGCTCGGACACCACCGGAAGGTGGACTGGAAGCGCTGCCGCTATGGCAAACgtgtggagagggagagcaaagtGACGCCGGAAGAGCTGGACGCGGTGCGCACGGAGCTCAACGAGTGCCGCGTGCTGGTGGCCAGGGAGCCGCAGCGCTTGGAGCACTGGAtgcggcagcaccagctgctgggACGCAATCCAGACAGAGCCAACCGTCTGGCCGTctccgagcagcagctgcacgcGCTCAAGCTGGCCCTGGAGCAGCACACCTCCAACGAGGAGATCCTACAGCTGTACATAGAGACGGCCTCCGCCACGTATCCGGCCAGTCAG GTGGCGCTGCTGATCGAGCAGTTGCTGGAGCGGAATCCGTTCGAGTACACGCTGTGGACAGCGCTGATTATGGCCACGCAGGGCACGATGGCGAGGTGCAACGCGAACGATGTGCTGCGCATCTACGAGAATAGCATGCGCCGCATGCACCTGGGCCACACGGACGACAGCAGGCGGTTCGACTCGGTGGACACGGACCCCATCATGCTCAAGCTCTTCCACAACTGCGCGCTCTTTCTGCGGCAAATGGGGCACAGCAATCGGATGTTCGCCATGCTCAAGATGGCCCTGGAGATGAATGTGATGGGGCTGGAGGTGGACTGCCTGGTGGCGCAGGCGGAGCGCGAGCGGCCGCTCATTGACTACGAGGAGGTCGTCCTGGAGTCGGGCATGCCCCTGCCAGAGATATGGACGCGCGTCGAGCTGCTGCGCCAGGCGTACTGCTATCTGCCCTACCCGGCGCTGGCCACCGATGAGAACATCGATGCGGAGCGTTTGGTGTTCAGCGCCGACGTCTGCTCGTACGTCTACCCACTGAAGGCGCCCTGCAATCggctgcatctgtatctgctgATCGTGCAGGTGACCAAGGTGCCCGTGGTGCGCAGCCACTGCCTGGCGGAGCGTCTGTGCGCGCGCATCAAGCAGATCGGCGAGTCGGAGGCGGTCGAGATGCTGCTGGCCGTTCTGGCGGATCGCCACACATACATCACCGCCGCGCGGCATGCCGGCAACTtctcgctggcgctgctcaacCTCGCGCGAGAGATGAGCGTGACGCCCAGCTTCATGCCGCACTTCCTGGGCAGCGATCTGTACGAGGAGACCGTCTGCGGGCTGCTGCTCAAGTGCAGCGAGGCCCTTGCCCACGAGGAGAACTCGCGCCGGATATTCATTCTGCTGTGGTTCCGCTtcaagcggctgctgctcgtcaTTCGCAAGCGCATGAAGAAGCTGAACCCGGAGTACCTGAAGGAGGCGCGGCAGCGCATTcgccagctgctgcgccaGGAGGAGAACCGGCAGGTGGCGCGCTTCTTCACGGAGCTGGCCATGTTCGAGTACGAGGCGCTGGACGGCGACAGCGATCCGGCGCCAGCCTTCAACGTCTTCCGGCACGTGGTCGACTGGCAGCGGAGCACCGAGGCGCGTCTCGCCCAGCCCGACCTCATGCACGCCTACGCCACCTACGCGGAGATGCTGATCGCGCGCAATCAACGGCAGGaggcgctggagctgctcacctgcgtctgcctgcagcagcacgcgCCGCTCAGCGCGGAGCAAGCGGCCGACACAGCAGCGGCGCTGCAGCACAGCGAGAGGCTCGTGCAGGCGGAGCTGGAACTGCTCGACGCTGCACCGCCGACCCTGGCGCTGGAGGAGTTCTTTGCGGCCaataagctgctgctggggctgcgctgccactgcctcgccCTGTGCCTGCTGGGCCGTGCCACCGAGGCCGATCAGCTGCTCCACGCTCTGCTCAAGGCACGCTTCGGCGCCGGCAAAGTGCTGGGCAGCGAGCGACATCGCTTCCTgcgcgagcagctgctggagctgcacaTGGTGGTGCTGCAGGTGCCGGGCGCtgtgtccagcagcagcaggcagctggtgcagctgctggagcgggGGCTGGAGGAGTTTCCGCGCAACATGGCCCTGCTGGGACGCTGGGCCACCGTGGACAAGCTGCCCTGGTACAAGCAGCGCGCACGCTTCATCCGCACCAAGGGCGGCATTCTGTCCGTGCTCCATCTGGTGCTGGCCGCCCGCTGCCGCTACGTCCTCAGCCTGGAGCAGCAGTCGGGCggggtggaggcggaggctggtGTGGGCCAGCACATCCCCTTCCAGCTGGCCGCGCGGAATCGCGTGATCCACGTGTTCGAGACCTTTCTGCCGACGAATGTGCAGCGATCGGAGACCGAGGCCGAGCAGTACCAGATCCTCAGGCGGAACTCGCTCTACTGGCGCTGCTACCTGCGCTGCCTGTCCGACAAGTACACCAGCTTCGACCGCAGCAAGGAGGTGCTGCTCACCGCCCTCGATGAGTGCCCCTGGGACAAGGCGCTCTACATGGATGGCGCCATGTACGTGCCGCAGGAGCTGGGCCACCTGCAGGACGTCATGATCGAGAAGCAGCTGCGCATCTACGCGATGATTGAGGAGTTGGACATCCTCAGGCACTCCTAG